A genomic region of Daphnia carinata strain CSIRO-1 chromosome 5, CSIRO_AGI_Dcar_HiC_V3, whole genome shotgun sequence contains the following coding sequences:
- the LOC130696219 gene encoding U3 small nucleolar RNA-associated protein 18 homolog yields METNNPNTSLEAKKNAGKLKLETKGSPPKKKEMVHGVGQKTKKPVSKKIKQKNQPPKNGPKEFQLDLGVLDGYDLPAIQDEEDVQLSKPKRFKNSQPEVLGVDYREMEEKRLEELLFGELIKKIDVNPQAIKSEKNKTSKKPPQKGKGKVGKQSLSKGPGEGEGSLPQDVYGTNLGISSVGERKAAWVDEDDEALKCKSVQATKETGLAEGKGVSDRIYKKVLEQKFASIHGHTTPKWAQLGKKDEKKSKQDSSDEVEDRDLTKTAADLLMKDSVLLPQEILNFLRMSDINKETRAEGVVIKSVEFHKKQNVALVAGNSGVLSLFEIGGSSNAKIQSITFKQFPIHMAHFSPSGEEVIASSHATGNIQAYNLINGRSVIIPHNKQMDKGSYKNFVLSPDGKLIAYQGQYGYIHLMSARSKEWITSLKMNGEVNALTFNPDGTKLYSHGEFGEVYVWDMNTRTCVHKFVDDGCITGTALAMSPTQQYLACGSSSGVVNLYNTSNLENNSLPKPDKVILNLVTRISGINFHPSSELVSIFSDAKENAVRLAHFPSMTVFKNFPVQKKDSYRVTTMDFSPSGGYMAAGFNNGSAHLYRLNHYDQY; encoded by the exons ATGGAAACCAACAATCCTAATACCTCCTTAGAGGCcaaaaaaaatgctggaaaGCTGAAATTGGAAACTAAAGGTAGTcctccaaagaaaaaagaaatggtgcATGGAGTgggacaaaaaacaaaaaaacctgtatcaaaaaagattaaacaaaaaaatcaaccgCCAAAAAATGGACCTAAGGAATTTCAACTGGACCTTGGAGTTCTAGATGGGTATGACTTGCCAGCTATTCAAGATGAGGAAGATGTGCAACTGTCAAAACCAAAGAGATTCAAGAATTCACAACCTGAAGTGCTAGGTGTGGATTACagagaaatggaagaaaagagaCTAGAAGAGTTACTCTTTGGTgagctgataaaaaaaattgatgtaaACCCACAGGCtattaaaagtgaaaaaaacaaaacaagcaaaaaaccCCCCCAAAAAGGCAAAGGAAAGGTAGGGAAACAATCCCTCAGTAAAGGACCTGGCGAAGGAGAAGGTTCGCTTCCACAAGATGTTTATGGGACCAATTTAGGTATTAGTTCAGtaggagaaagaaaagcagcGTGGGTTGATGAAGACGATGAAGCTTTGAA ATGTAAAAGTGTCCAAGCTACGAAAGAAACAGGCCTTGCAGAAGGAAAGGGTGTATCAGACAGAATTTACAAAAAAGTCTTGGAACAAAAATTTGCATCTATTCATGGTCACACGACACCTAAATGGGCCCAGTTGGggaaaaaagatgagaaaaaatcaaaacaggaCAGCAGTGATGAAGTTGAGGATAGAGACTTAACAAAA ACTGCTGCAGATCTTCTTATGAAAGATTCAGTGTTGTTGCCCCAAGAAATACTAAATTTTTTACGGATGTCAGATATTAATAAAGAAACTAGGGCAGAAGGAGTTGTTATCAAATCAGTTGAGTttcataaaaaacaaaatgttgccCTTGTAGCAGGAAATTCTGGAGTTCTCAGCCTGTTTGAG ATTGGTGGTTCATCCAATGCCAAAATCCAGTCCATCACATTTAAACAGTTTCCTATACACATGGCTCACTTCTCGCCAAGTGGCGAAGAAGTCATAGCTTCCTCTCACGCAACTGGCAATATTCAAGCATATAACTTGATAAACGGAAGAAGCGTTATCATTCCgcacaacaaacaaatggacAAAGGATCTTACAAA AACTTCGTCCTTTCACCCGATGGAAAGCTTATAGCTTATCAAGGCCAGTATGGGTACATCCATTTAATGAGTGCGCGTTCTAAGGAATGGATAACCTCTTTGAAAATGAACGGAGAAGTTAACGCGTTGACTTTTAACCCAGATGGCACTAAATTATATAGCCACGGAG AGTTCGGCGAAGTTTATGTTTGGGACATGAATACGAGGACTTGTGTCCATAAGTTTGTAGATGACGGTTGCATAACGGGAACAGCTCTCGCGATGTCACCTACTCAGCAATATCTAGCTTGTGGTTCTTCTTCTGGGGTTGTTAACTTGTACAATACTAGCAATTTAGAAAACAATTCGCTACCAAAGCCAGACAAAG tcaTTCTCAACTTGGTGACAAGAATTTCTGGCATTAACTTTCATCCAAGTTCTGAACTTGTATCAATATTTTCCGACGCTAAAGAGAATGCCGTCCGGTTGGCGCACTTTCCATCTATGACTGTGTTCAAGAATTTTCCTGTACAGAAAAAGGACTCTTACCGCGTCACCACAATGGACTTCTCTCCAAGCGGTGGTTATATGGCTGCAGGATTCAACAACGGATCAGCTCATCTTTATCGACTGAATCATTATGATCAATATTAA
- the LOC130696224 gene encoding lachesin-like, whose product MSTDFLVVCLLLFIAYPVSGHLEPEFVDAVQNITVPVGRDVKFSCHVRHLGTSYKVAWIHFERSAILTVHSQVITRNPRVGVSHENHRMWHLHLNDVQETDRGRYLCQINTAQAKTQSAYLNIVVPPTIEDSASSSDVIVREGSDLSLTCQARGSPTPSVKWRREDGRKISTNKSFSSTEVEGSSLELQKISRLDMGVYLCIASNGVPPTVSKRIYVSVDFPPMVWVPQQLVGSPLGATVTIECWLEAHPAALHYWARPDGQVLHDPTKYRIESINGVTAAVPQQHMNATWPSYTVSSNNGFHDKKKNLAAGDAPFATPNMNPSSYMTHLKLTIRHLTVRDYGPYRCVAKNPRGETDGTIKIYQTDRTGHLVKTVQSTADTTKIDILTSTESAEDLQTDKQVAHGNNGGIKNMSDAPRDSGTNPRPISRQTEASSSCPGATLVTLWLPFLAGLVSQLCVHSISSSLGR is encoded by the exons ATGTCAACTGATTTCCTTGTCGTCTGTCTACTGTTATTCATCGCGTATCCAG TGAGCGGCCACTTGGAGCCGGAATTCGTGGACGCCGTCCAGAACATCACGGTACCCGTCGGCCGGGACGTCAAGTTCTCCTGTCACGTCCGACACTTGGGCACCAGTTACAAa GTGGCATGGATTCACTTCGAACGATCGGCTATTTTAACAGTTCACAGCCAAGTGATAACACGAAATCCTCGGGTGGGAG TGTCACACGAGAATCATCGGATGTGGCATTTGCACCTTAATGATGTCCAGGAAACCGACAGGGGTCGCTATCTTTGCCAAATCAACACAGCCCAGGCCAAAACTCAATCTGCTTATTTGAATATCGTCG TCCCCCCGACGATCGAAGACAGCGCTAGCAGCTCGGACGTGATTGTGCGCGAAGGCAGCGACCTAAGCCTCACCTGTCAGGCTCGCGGGTCTCCAACGCCATCGGTCAAGTGGCGCCGAGAGGACGGCCGCAAAATCTCGACCAACAAGAGCTTCTCTA GCACGGAAGTGGAAGGCTCGAGCTTGGAACTGCAAAAAATCAGTCGGCTGGATATGGGAGTCTACCTCTGCATCGCCTCGAACGGTGTACCCCCAACGGTCAGCAAGAGGATCTATGTCAGCGTCGATT TTCCGCCAATGGTTTGGGTACCCCAACAGCTAGTGGGTTCTCCGCTGGGCGCAACTGTGACCATCGAATGTTGGCTGGAAGCTCATCCGGCTGCGCTGCACTATTGGGCACGACCAGACGGCCAGGTGCTTCACGATCCCACCAAGTACAGGATCGAAAGTATTAACGGTGTGACGGCGGCAGTGCCGCAGCAGCACATGAACGCCACCTGGCCATCTTACACCGTCTCGTCCAACAACGGTTTTCACGACAAGAAGA AAAATCTTGCTGCTGGTGATGCCCCTTTTGCAACGCCCAACATGAACCCATCGTCTTACATGACCCATCTGAAATTAACCATTCGCCATTTGACTGTGCGTGATTACGGACC GTATCGCTGTGTCGCCAAGAATCCACGAGGAGAGACGGACGGAACCATCAAGATCTACC AAACTGATCGGACGGGTCACCTGGTCAAAACAGTTCAGAGCACTGCGGACACAACCAAAATTGATATTTTGACAAGCACAG AATCGGCCGAAGACTTACAGACGGACAAGCAGGTAGCCCACGGCAATAATGGAGGGATAAAAA ACATGAGTGATGCACCACGTGATTCCGGCACCAATCCTCGTCCGATAAGTCGTCAGACAGAAGCCTCATCTTCATGCCCAG GTGCAACACTTGTAACGTTATGGTTACCTTTCTTGGCTGGATTGGTATCGCAGCTTTGCGTGCACTCAATTTCCTCATCGCTGGGTAGGTGA
- the LOC130696218 gene encoding poly [ADP-ribose] polymerase 1-like — MEDDLPFRTEYAKSDRSSCNECKSKIANGTLRLAVVSQAATFDRKIPSWYHFDCFFESQRPKSAGDIAHFDQLRWKDQEKINEKISEKINDKEVLLKKLPALPVQKRKIEDTVDGDGSSSAKKRKRKENQNEQQSEEIKKRNKIRFKYKDQLKTLTKQELQVMLEYNDQQIPSGTSEILDHLSDVMTFGALLPCLECKTGQLYYKSGVGYQCSENIGGWAECSHITTAPERKAFKVPPELAEKYSFLEKYKYVARQRVIPALTRTIQKETTDEVNVEIQNSSNPQKLKLNLKGGGVVDPGSGLADEAHVLKTKDCLYSVVLGIVDIQKGRNSYYKLQVLEHDEGNKWYVFRSWGRVGTLIGNTKLTEMESKQEAIEDFVALYEEKTGNSWKNRHNFEKQPGKLYPLHIDYGEVETTANSTSKLQKSVQDLICMLFDEEAMKRTLIEFELDLTKMPLGKLSKKQLEKAYGILSQAQELLDSKEVSKTKLVDVSNQFYTLIPHDFGRKTPPVLDNCEIIKSKLDMLESLMEIEVAFNLLKTGDAVKDKNPIDAHYEKLNTEIEVLDKSSEEFKLIETYAKNTHGATHTRYTLEVEEVFKVVRKDESERFQPFSKWHNRRLLWHGSRLANVVGILSHGLRIAPPEADVSGYMFGKGIYFADMVSKSANYCFTSKSNPVGLLLLCDVALGKCDERRKACNIKKLEEGYQSVLGVGKTEPNPEESKMMGDVKVPLGKPIPTKVKNTSLLYNEYIVYDVAQVNIKYLVKTKFHYK, encoded by the exons ATGGAGGATGATCTACCTTTCCGAACTGAGTACGCAAAATCGGATCGATCGAGTTGCAACGAATGCAAATCAAAGATTGCTAATGGTACATTGCGTCTTGCAGTTGTTTCTCAG GCTGCCACGTTTGATAGAAAAATACCTTCTTGGTAccatttcgattgtttttttgaaagccAAAGACCTAAGTCGGCTGGTGACATTGCGCATTTTGATCAACTGCGGTGGAAAGATCAAGAAAAGATCAACGAGAAGATTAGCGAGAAGATTAACGATAAAGAagtcctattaaaaaaattgcccgCTCTCCCTGTTCA GAAACGTAAAATTGAGGATACTGTAGACGGGGATGGGTCTTCTagtgccaaaaaaagaaaaagaaaagaaaatcaaaatgaacaaCAGAGTGAAGAGATCAAGAAGCGAAACAAAATCCGATTCAAATATAAGGATCAGTTGAAAACTTTGACAAAACAGGAACTCCAAGTTATGTTAGAATACAATGATCAACAAATTCCTTCAGGGACATCAGAG ATATTGGATCATCTATCGGATGTCATGACGTTCGGAGCTTTACTTCCGTGCCTTGAATGCAAAACCGGACAGTTATATTATAA GAGTGGTGTTGGCTATCAGTGCTCTGAAAACATCGGTGGCTGGGCGGAGTGTTCTCACATAACAACTGCACCGGAAAGGAAAGCTTTCAAAGTCCCACCAGAACTCGCCGAAAAATATTCATTCTT GGAAAAGTACAAGTACGTTGCTAGGCAGAGAGTGATTCCAGCGCTAACCCGAACAATTCAAAAGGAAACTACTGACGAGGTGAACGTGGAAATCCAAAA TTCTTCAAACCCACAGAAGCTTAAACTGAATTTGAAGGGAGGAGGCGTAGTCGATCCGGGTTCCGGCTTAGCAGATGAAGCGCATGTgctcaaaacaaaagattgtTTGTACAGCGTTGTACTTGGAATTGTTGATATCCAGAAAGGACGTAATTCGTACTACAAGCTACAAGTTCTTGAACATGATGAAGGAAACAA GTGGTATGTTTTCCGTTCGTGGGGTAGAGTTGGTACACTCATCGGAAATACCAAGTTGACCGAAATGGAGAGCAAACAAGAAGCCATAGAGGATTTTGTTGCATTGTACGAAGAGAAAACGGGAAATTCATGGAAAAATCGCCATAATTTCGAGAAACAGCCTGGAAAATTATATCCTCTCCATATTGATTATGGAGAA GTAGAAACTACAGCCAATTCGACATCGAAGCTTCAGAAGTCTGTGCAAGACTTGATCTGCATGTTGTTTGATGAAGAAGCCATGAAACGAACACTGATCGAGTTCGAATTGGATTTAACTAAAATGCCCCTCGGCAAATTGAGTAAAAAGCAGCTTGAAAAGGCTTACGGGATCCTCAGTCAAGCACAGGAGTTGCTGGACTCAAAGGAAGTTTCGAAAACTAAATTGGTCGATGTATCAAACCAATTCTACACTCTTATTCCGCACGATTTTGGCAGGAAGACTCCACCTGTTCTTGATAATTGTGAAATTATCAAG TCCAAACTAGACATGCTTGAGAGCTTGATGGAAATTGAAGTGGCCTTCAACTTATTGAAAACCGGTGATGCCGTCAAGGACAAGAATCCTATTGATGCGCATTACGAAAAGCTTAACACTGAAATTGAA GTTTTGGATAAATCTTCCGAAGAATTTAAACTTATCGAAACATATGCAAAGAACACGCATGGTGCAACTCATACTCGGTATACCCTCGAAGTGGAAGAA GTGTTTAAAGTTGTACGGAAGGATGAATCAGAAAGATTCCAACCGTTCTCGAAATGGCACAACCGTAGGCTTTTGTGGCATGGTTCTCGCCTAGCCAACGTGGTCGGCATCTTGTCGCATGGATTGCGCATTGCCCCACCTGAG GCTGATGTTTCAG GTTACATGTTCGGCAAAGGTATTTATTTTGCCGATATGGTGTCAAAGTCGGCCAACTATTGCTTCACCTCAAAAAGCAATCCTGTTGGTCTGTTGCTTCTCTGTGACGTAGCTCTTGGcaaatg TGACGAACGCAGAAAAGCCTGCAACATTAAAAAACTAGAGGAGGGATATCAAAGTGTTCTTGGAGTTGGCAAAACTGAACCTAACCCAGAAGAATCTAAG ATGATGGGCGACGTCAAGGTACCGCTCGGTAAGCCAATCCCCACGAAAGTTAAAAATACGTCATTACTCTACAACGAATACATCGTCTATGATGTTGCACAG GTGAACATCAAATATCttgtgaaaacgaaatttcatTACAAGTAG
- the LOC130696238 gene encoding poly [ADP-ribose] polymerase 1-like, with translation MEDDLPFRAEYAKSGRSSCKKCKSNIAQGTLRLAVVFQSAKFDGKMTSWYHFDCFFERQRPKSAGDIEHFDLLRWEDQEKINEKIKSINDGTIAVIPSKKGKGKKDKVVEHFSDYVIEYAKSGRAACRGCLEKIAKDEIRISKKGYDTKGGMRHGHMLDMWYHVKCFKERRDELEFVDGVEKIPGYQNLTADDKKVLSKELPALSVQKRKIEDTVDGDGSSNAKKIKKEEKENEQQTEEIKKQNKIQFKHRDQLETLTKQELQVMLEYNDQQIPSGTSEILDHLSDVMTFGALRPCPECKNGQLYYRSGVGYQCSGNISGWTKCSHTTTAPERKAFKVPPELAEEYSFLKKYKYVARQRVIPALTRTVRKDTTVEVNVKKENSSNPSPTLEGLKFVVDSKLGRSKEKIEESVKKLGGSLGSRVSEKIAAVISTKDNMKDMESKIKKASELGIHVVDVSFLDEFKKSTNESACFLITKKNIAPWDCPNIENRLGLNKSGGAKEGGSRKSTGSGKSGMSEKLKLKLKGGGVVDPDSGLEDKAHVLKTKDCLYSVVLGIVDIQGGRNSYYKLQVLEHDKGNKWYVFRSWGRVGTTIGDTKLTKMESKQEAIEDFVGLYEEKTGNSWKNRHNFEKQPGKLYPLDIDYGEAETAAKMTSANSTSKLQKSVQDLICMLFDVEAMKRTLIEFELDLTKMPLGKLSKKQLEKAYGILSQAQELLDSKEVSKTKLVDVSNQFYTLIPHDFGRKTPPVLDNCEIIKSKLEMLESLMEIEVAFSLLKAGDAVKDKDPIDAHYEKLNTEIEVLDKSSEDFKLIQTYAKNTHAATHTQYTLEVEEVFKVVRKGESKRFRPFSKLPNRRLLWHGSRVSNVAGILSQGLRIAPPEAPVTGYMFGKGIYFADMVSKSANYCVTSKSNPVGLLLLCDVALGNCYERKEADYIEKLKKGYQSVLGVGKTQPNPEESKMMGDVKVPLGKSVPTKVKDTSLLYNEYIVYDVAQVNIKYLVKTKFHYK, from the exons ATGGAGGATGATCTACCTTTCCGAGCAGAATACGCAAAATCAGGTCGATCGAGTTgcaaaaaatgcaaatcaaaTATTGCTCAAGGTACATTGCGTCTTGCAGTTGTTTTTCAG TCTGCCAAGTTTGATGGAAAAATGACTTCTTGGTATcactttgattgtttttttgaaagacaAAGACCCAAGTCTGCTGGTGATATTGAGCATTTTGATCTTCTGCGATGGGAAGATCAAgagaaaatcaatgaaaagatTAAAA GCATAAATGATGGCACCATTGCAGTGATACCTAGTAAGAAAGGGAAAGGGAAGAAAGACAAAGTAGTAGAACACTTCTCTGATTATGTAATTGAGTATGCAAAGTCTGGGAGAGCTGCATGTCGTGGATGTTTGGAGAAAATTGCCAAG GATGAAATAAGAATATCCAAGAAAGGATATGATACCAAAGGTGGCATGAGACATGGACATATGTTAGACATGTGGTACCATGTCAAATGTTTCAAGGAACGACGGGATGAACTTGAATTCGTAGATGGGGTGGAAAAAATTCCTGGATACCAAAACTTGACAGCTGACGATAAAAAAGTCCTATCAAAAGAATTGCCTGCCCTCTCTGTTCA GAAACGTAAAATTGAAGATACTGTAGACGGAGATGGGTCTTCTAATgccaaaaaaatcaaaaaagaagaaaaagaaaatgaacaacaGACTGAAGAGAtcaagaagcaaaacaaaatccaattCAAACATAGGGATCAGTTGGAAACTTTGACAAAACAGGAACTCCAAGTTATGTTAGAATACAATGATCAGCAAATTCCTTCGGGGACATCAGAG ATATTGGATCATCTCTCGGATGTCATGACGTTCGGAGCTTTACGTCCGTGCCCTGAATGCAAAAACGGGCAGTTATATTATAG GAGTGGTGTTGGCTACCAATGCTCTGGAAACATTAGTGGCTGGACTAAGTGTTCTCACACAACAACTGCGCCGGAAAGGAAAGCATTCAAAGTCCCACCAGAACTAGCCGAAGAATATTCGTTCTT GAAAAAGTACAAGTACGTTGCCAGGCAGAGAGTGATTCCAGCGCTAACCCGAACAGTTCGAAAAGACACTACCGTCGAGGTgaacgtgaaaaaagaaaa TTCTTCAAACCCATCGCCTACATTGGAAGGTTTAAAATTCGTCGTCGATTCAAAGCTCGGGCgttcaaaggaaaaaatcgaagaaaGCGTTAAAAAGCTGGGTGGCTCACTGGGCTCACGCGTTTCGGAAAAAATAGCCGCTGTAATCTCAACAAAag ACAATATGAAAGACATGGAGTCTAAGATAAAGAAAGCTTCGGAACTCGGTATTCACGTTGTTGATGTGAGTTTTTTGGATGAATTCAAGAAAAGCACCAATGAGTCGGCATGTTTCCTGATCACGAAAAAGAACATTGCACCGTGGGATTGTccaaat ATAGAGAATCGTCTCGGTTTAAACAAGTCGGGGGGAGCGAAAGAAGGTGGATCTAGAAAGTCAACAGGCTCAG GGAAGTCAGGTATGTCAGAGAAGCTTAAACTGAAATTGAAAGGGGGAGGCGTAGTCGATCCCGATTCCGGCTTAGAAGATAAAGCGCATGTgcttaaaacaaaagattgtTTGTACAGCGTTGTACTTGGAATCGTTGATATCCAGGGAGGGCGTAATTCGTACTACAAGCTACAAGTTCTTGAACATGATAAAGGAAACAA GTGGTATGTTTTCCGTTCGTGGGGTAGAGTTGGTACAACCATCGGGGATACCAAGTTGACCAAAATGGAGAGCAAACAAGAAGCCATAGAGGATTTTGTTGGGCTGTACGAAGAGAAAACGGGAAATTCATGGAAAAATCGCCATAATTTCGAGAAACAGCCTGGAAAACTATATCCTCTCGATATTGATTATGGAGAA GCAGAGACTGCAGCAAAAATGACGAGCGCCAATTCGACATCGAAGCTTCAAAAGTCTGTTCAAGACTTGATCTGCATGTTGTTTGATGTTGAAGCCATGAAACGAACATTGATCGAGTTCGAATTGGATTTAACTAAAATGCCCCTCGGCAAATTGAGTAAAAAGCAGCTTGAAAAGGCTTACGGGATCCTCAGTCAAGCACAGGAGTTGCTGGACTCAAAGGAAGTTTCGAAAACTAAATTGGTCGATGTATCAAACCAATTCTACACTCTTATTCCGCACGATTTTGGCAGGAAGACTCCACCTGTTCTTGATAATTGTGAAATTATCAAG TCGAAACTTGAAATGCTTGAGAGCTTGATGGAGATTGAAGTTGCTTTCAGTTTGCTTAAAGCTGGCGATGCTGTCAAGGATAAAGATCCCATCGATGCCCACTACGAGAAACTCAACACTGAGATTGAA GTTTTGGACAAATCTTCCGAGGACTTCAAACTTATCCAGACATATGCAAAGAACACGCATGCTGCAACTCATACTCAGTATACTCTCGAAGTGGAAGAA gtgTTTAAAGTTGTGCGGAAGGGTGAATCAAAAAGATTCCGACCGTTCTCTAAATTGCCTAACCGTAGGCTCTTGTGGCATGGTTCTCGCGTATCCAACGTGGCCGGCATCTTGTCGCAAGGATTGCGCATTGCCCCGCCTGag GCTCCAGTTACAG GTTACATGTTCGGCAAAGGTATTTATTTTGCCGATATGGTGTCAAAGTCGGCCAACTATTGCGTCACTTCAAAAAGCAATCCTGTCGGTCTTTTGCTACTCTGCGATGTTGCACTGGGCAACTG TTACGAGCGCAAAGAAGCCGATTACATTGAGAAACTGAAGAAAGGATATCAAAGTGTTCTCGGAGTAGGAAAGACTCAACCTAATCCAGAAGAATCTAAG ATGATGGGCGACGTCAAGGTACCGCTCGGTAAGTCAGTTCCCACGAAAGTTAAAGACACGTCATTACTCTACAACGAATACATCGTCTATGATGTTGCACAG GTGAACATCAAATACCTTGTGAAAACGAAGTTTCACTACAAGTAG
- the LOC130696236 gene encoding uncharacterized protein CG1161-like, with amino-acid sequence MTTPVPVLLSIFLLFFFSFGIRDVKAQYEDVRCKCICPDTAVVNGTQSHRKLYIENVPPNKCDCTNVVLPRVGDDIKGKEKEFCPRCECKYESRNTTTIKVVVIIVIWIISLLVIYMLFLVCLDPLLNKKTTTQYQEHNNEEDESETHSQPLRASGAGVLNRVGQTTDKWKKTVQEQRRHIYDRHTILN; translated from the exons ATGACGACTCCTGTGCCTGTGCTTCTTTcgattttccttcttttcttcttttcttttggtatCAGAGAT GTGAAGGCCCAATACGAAGACGTCAGGTGCAAATGTATCTGTCCTGATACCGCCGTAGTTAATGGCACTCAATCACATAGAAAATTATACATTGAAAATGTACCTCCCAATAAGTGTGATTGTACCAATGTTGTGCTCCCACGCGTAGGTGATGACATTAAAggcaaggaaaaagaattctgtCCACGGTGTGAGTGCAAGTATGAAAGTAGGAACACAACTACAATCAAG gttgttgttattattgtcATCTGGATAATTTCTCTACTTGTCATATACATGCTTTTCTTGGTTTGTCTGGATCCACTTCTtaataagaaaacaacaacacagtACCAAGAACACAACAATGAAGAG GATGAAAGTGAAACTCATTCCCAACCATTGAGAGCTAGTGGGGCCGGAGTGCTCAACCGTGTGGGTCAGACCACAGataaatggaagaaaactGTTCAAGAACAACGCCGACATATTTACGATCGGCACACTATCCTAAACTAA